One stretch of Gouania willdenowi chromosome 16, fGouWil2.1, whole genome shotgun sequence DNA includes these proteins:
- the LOC114478053 gene encoding cortexin-3, translating into MDVPRMAEGLFSSTLSSSGGGHHGPSYLTLEQKAAFVFVLLLFIFLALLIVRCFRILLDPYRSMPSSNWTDHTEKDTFDYRIV; encoded by the coding sequence ATGGACGTGCCCAGGATGGCTGAGGGCCTGTTCAGCAGCACGCTGTCCTCGTCGGGCGGCGGCCATCACGGGCCGTCGTACCTGACGCTGGAACAGAAGGCGGCCTTCGTTTTCGTGCTGCTGCTCTTCATCTTCCTGGCCCTCCTAATCGTGCGCTGCTTTCGGATCCTTCTGGACCCGTACCGCAGCATGCCCTCATCAAACTGGACTGACCACACGGAGAAAGACACGTTTGATTACCGAATAGTCTAA